The following proteins come from a genomic window of Maniola jurtina chromosome 15, ilManJurt1.1, whole genome shotgun sequence:
- the LOC123872561 gene encoding uncharacterized protein LOC123872561, whose protein sequence is MSNASKKKKTANYPPKNLELALKEIREDKKGIRETSRKYGIPRTTIQDRLIGKRADELKNRGPEPILEQLNRPRPEITNQDLNCTRKVLRHLRPILKTKKVDVNLILREIKKLRNTEPQDTQILYETGSEDRTNSTVHLSASITAGEVNTNNSNNSIETHFSSLGHSGDQLILLQDNNVTNANPCHDISVEVDVHNVHGSLSPNSQLENQAAHEEIDETLSTFHISGSYLEHGSLVSLDDVLIIPLQTSTPSHPEHQTSVAEASQNNSSQPDAIQFKVPMAKVGLLPECTEKICDTTPNLPLLSLNDVIIMPDSSEPPSFNPKTFSSQPNNSTQSTPLLQELTFVTENIQSDSSESQFNPKSTNPHEIFKKHLFVPQPLEKSKQTVTKPRLPAAISSRKWREFYEEKENIKIKKNEAVKRKQEVSKRKKLEMQQAKKKKLKSRKSLKTNVQVMKENCAQCTDILNSDTEDDENKNIGCDFCTKWFHFKCTHFKGLTYNQAKDMPFKCTPCILEEK, encoded by the exons ATGTCGAATgcatcaaaaaagaaaaaaactgcTAACTATCCACCAAAAAATCTGGAACTGGCCCTTAAAGAAATTAGAGAGGATAAGAAAGGAATCAGGGAAACCTCTAGAAAATATGGGATTCCTAGGACTACCATCCAAGACAGGCTTATCGGGAAAAGGGCCGATGAGTTAAAAAACCGAGGACCAGAACCTATCCTA GAACAATTAAATCGACCAAGGCCTGAAATAACTAATCAAGATCTGAATTGTACACGAAAAGTCTTGCGTCATTTAAGGCCaatactaaaaacaaaaaaagtggACGTAAACCTTATTTTaagagaaattaaaaaattgagaAACACGGAACCACAAGATACCCAAATCTTGTATGAAACCGGATCCGAAGATAGGACCAATTCAACAGTTCACCTATCAGCTTCTATAACAGCAGGAGAAGTAAATACAAACAATTCGAATAATTCAATCGAGACGCATTTCTCTAGCCTTGGCCATAGCGGTGACCAATTGATATTATTACAGGATAATAATGTTACGAACGCAAACCCTTGCCATGACATATCGGTCGAAGTGGATGTACATAACGTGCATGGATCATTGTCCCCAAATTCACAACTAGAAAACCAAGCAGCTCATGAGGAAATTGACGAAACTCTTTCAACGTTCCACATTTCCGGCAGTTACCTAGAGCACGGGTCTTTAGTATCTTTGGATGATGTTCTTATAATTCCACTTCAAACAAGTACACCGTCACACCCAGAACATCAAACTTCTGTAGCTGAAGCATCTCAAAATAACTCCAGTCAACCAGATGCTATACAATTCAAGGTACCAATGGCCAAGGTTGGTTTACTTCCTGAGTGCACTGAAAAAATATGTGATACTACTCCAAATTTACCTTTACTGTCACTAAATGACGTAATAATCATGCCTGATAGTTCAGAACCGCCATCTTTCAATCCAAAAACCTTCTCTTCTCAGCCAAATAATTCAACACAATCAACGCCCTTATTACAGGAATTAACTTTTGTTACTGAAAACATACAATCAGACAGTAGTGAGTCACAATTTAATCCTAAATCTACCAACCCAcatgaaatattcaaaaaacatttatttgttCCTCAACCTTTGGAAAAATCAAAGCAAACTGTTACCAAACCTAGACTTCCTGCTGCCATTTCAAGCAGAAAGTGGCGTGAGTTTTACGAAGAAAAGGAAaatataaagattaaaaaaaatgaagctGTAAAGCGTAAACAGGAAGTatcaaaaagaaagaaactgGAAATGCAACAAGCTAAGAAAAAGAAGTTGAAATCTCGCAAATCACTAAAGACAAATGTGCAAGTTATGAAAGAAAATTGTGCTCAGTGCACAGATATATTAAACAGTGACACCGAGgatgatgaaaataaaaatattggttGCGATTTTTGCACCAAATGGTTTCATTTTAAGTGTACCCATTTTAAAGGATTAACGTACAATCAGGCCAAAGATATGCCCTTTAAGTGTACTCCTTGTATTTTAGAAGAAAAATAA